The segment ttaataaataaataaataaataaataaaaagactagaaaagaataatatgtattataatggttttttggttttatgTTCTACGTATTCAACACCACcgtataataatgataacaattaTTACTTGCATTTTTGGAGGTTCTTAGACTTTGCACATGCtgctttagagaaaaataaggaCTTCAATTGATCCATGGTTGTTTTATTGGAGCCTTTTGGCGCTTATTGGTGTCCCTAGATTCCTCCATGTCCATCCCCAACCACCAATTATGCACCCATCTACACTTTTCTTCTCTCAATCCAcctcatttttatgtttttaagaaacaTGGTTCAGTGGTAGGGCTTTCTCGTAGTGGATCAAAGTTCATgtcaaattatgaaatttaaaaaaacaaacaaaaaaaaggaattctTCATCTCGTAATTTATTCTCCTAATAAGGATTTCTTGAATCCACCCCAAATAGGATAAGATGAGGCATTAATTTGTAACCAGGAATAATAATGATGCACATCcaattgtgtagatattattCGCTTTAAACCCAATAAGGTCTTCACagttttaaaacatatctacaagattaagaaaaatctatatttatatagCGTCAGAAACTTTCCCTTAAACGTAGGATATCATAGGAACAAGGATATATACAACTTGTTTACATCCCATCGAGTTTAAGAATGCGTTTCacattgattttataaaatgtttttagttttcctaacatttaaatgattaaaaatttgaagtgttagaaaaattagacacatttcctaaaattactactaaacaaactctaaaccTTTCGGGTATTTAAGTGGAGAGTAGGGCATGGTGAGTAAGGTTTGCTTTATATGAGAATAAATGTCTTCTCACGTTTGAAATTCGAACAAATGCATTATATTTGCCTTTGAATAATCTACTAATTCTTTAATCATGAAGAGGTTTAGCAATCAAACTTACGGAGACAAAAGATGCAATCAATTCGATTAAAGTGCCGCAAAGCAGTTAGTTCAGAATGTTATGTCAATTTGGATAGTTGTAAGGGTTGTTATGGGGACTTAAATTCCTATAACCCTAAAGATGTGACTGATGGTGGAACCCAGTTACAAGCAAATTGTCACTCTACAATTATTCCCAAGTCTCAATTTATGGCTATAATGATATGCATACCCCAACCCACCTGCTTGGCTCATGTGCCAACCTTTGTTTTTACTACCCTCATTGAAGGGATGCTGATAAAAAAGTAGTACCTTAGTGACCTAAAATGAAAGTAATACTATGCTACTGGTGGTCAGAATCGACAAATGTAGCCAGTTTGATTAATCTTATAACCCCATATTTTGATTCCAAATATTCAACTGGCCTAAACTTTCAACCTCTAATTCTTATACCCATTGAAGAAGACGAGATGAGAAACAACTTGGCCCATCTTACACATGATGTGCCTGTGGATgtgaaacaaagaaaatcatataCCTTTCAAACAGGTTCATGACTCTCATACAgtacaaaatagaaaaatgttgtGGAAACTGGTCCGTACCCATGATGAATTTAATTCAATCATGTACTAGTTATCATCAATCTGGTTCTGAAAAACCAGCCCCACTTGGCCATAAGCTGAAGATCTGATAAAAATGACCAAAATACACCTAACCTGTGAGGCCCTTTTCCTAAGACTAGTATTTCTTCTAATTATGAGGAGAAGAAGAGATGTAGATTGAGGCCAAAAACTCCAGCCCATTGTAAAGTGGAGCAGTGAGGAGGGGTGTGGTTGTGTAGTAGTAGGGCGGTTCTCTACTTTTGATGGGGGGGTGCTTGTCTCTTCCTCTATGCTATGGACAAAAAAAGGACTTCATCCACAAAAGCTGCCCTACACCAGGGATGGTTTGGCCCTTTAAAcaactctcattctctctctctcatgtgcAACCTCCTCCTTGGTGCCTAGATTCCAAGATGACACTCTTGTAAGATAATTCaactaaaataatattgatcCACACCATAGTCACGAGGCAGGCAATATAATGGctggagtatatatatatatatatagacatacTGTTGATGATATTCTGAGTATGGCCTGTAATGGTCACGCGACATCACGTGCCGTCCTGATATTTCTACAAGATAGGAAAAAGGGTGCCTTATTTTTATGGGTGACTGACCCACAAGTCAAATTGGCTCTCAATTTCCCGGAGATTATAAAAGTTTGCAGGTTCAGCACCATAAATCTGGCCATCAAGTTTTGAACTTGTATTCTTTGTGTCTAATGGTTGAGAGGACCATTGAAGTTCACAGGTCTTGTTTTTTTATGCAAGGGGGCAGTTTTTAAATACTGCCCATAAGGACTATGTCTGCAGATGGATCTGAAGAAGGGATTTCACCATAGAATAAGCACTAGATCTGAACTAGTCTTGGCCTTTTTACACTACTAATATGGAAGCCCAGCAGTAATAACACCCTGTGTTCTGCAGCTTTTCCTCTTTCAAAGAGTGGTTTTGGACATAATCTGTTGAGATAGGTGCTAAAGGCAAAGGGGATGTTCAAATTTCACTACAGCCACCATAAGTAAGGCTCCATTCAGAAATATCCATATAATTGCACAACTTTTGCTGTTGAATAAGCAGACCAGCGGTTGAACTGGTTAGTCAAACACTTGACATTACGTCATTTCCCCATTTCATTCTAAAGCACAATGGGTTTCACTAACTCGGTGTAATCTCAACTTGTAGAGCTAAACGATAAGAGAAGAAATGGGGGGTTAGTCCTGGTTGACTCAACCAAGTCCACCCATGACAAGGCTGAGTCAGACTCAACACAAGTTGGCCTAATATGATGAAACTGACAGGATGTATACGATAATAAGCTAGATATCGGTTTGTAGATAAAtaggagagaaaatgaaggattaCTGATAACAAGCCACAGAAAGGGTTAAAAGGTTTCATATAAAAAACAGAGACAAAGTCACTAACACACCCGTCTCTCCTTTTCACTTAAAAAAGAACAGCTATCCTCCTTCCCACCACCTCACCTCCACcataaacaaatgagaaaacacccatctaaaattccatttctcTCTGTGCAAACATCATGGCCTAGCTGTTCTTGGATCCGGAGATTCTGGGTCTGTCGAATTATTTATACATGTATTTAAAAACCATAGCCCACATTAAGACATGATTTGGTTTCTCTCATTGTCCCTCCCTAGGCTCAAACCACCCTCCTTTCTGTTCCTCTCATTGGAGTTCGTAGCATAGCTGTAATGCCTGTTAATCCATGGACCCTCTTCTCCTTCCTAAtcttctctttttcatttttaattctcTTCCCCCTCATGGCTTCCGCCATCAACCAACAAGGCCAAGCTCTACTTTGGTGGAAGGGGAGCTTGAAGGAAGCGCCAGAGGCCTTAAGCAACTGGGACCAGAGCAATGAGACTCCATGTGGGTGGTTTGGGATCTCTTGCAACTCAGACAATCTAGTGGTGGAACTCAATTTGAGGTATGTCGATTTGTTTGGGCCGCTTCCCTCTAATTTCAGTTCATTGACGTCCTTGAACAAGCTAGTCTTAACTGGAACCAACCTCACTGGTTCCATCCCAAAAGAGATCGGTGTTCTTCAAGATTTGAATTATCTAGACTTGAGCGACAATGCCTTAACTGGTGAAATCCCAAGTGAGGTTTGCAGCTTGCTCAAGCTCCAACAGCTCTACCTCAATTCAAACTGGCTTGAGGGATCTATCCCAGTCCAACTCGGGAACCTCACTAGTTTGACTTGGCTAATTCTATACGACAACCAACTGAGCGGTGCAATTCCAAGTAGCATAGGGAACTTGAAGAAGCTTGAAGTGATTCGAGCAGGCGGCAACAAGAACTTGGAAGGCCCTCTGCCTCAAGAAATCGGCAACTGCACCAATTTGGCCATGATAGGCCTTGCTGAAACAAGCATGTCAGGGTTCCTCCCTCCAAGTCTTGGTCGCCTCAAGAAGCTTCAGACACTTGCAATCTACACCGCCCTCCTGTCAGGCCCAATCCCCCCTGAGCTGGGTGACTGCACCGAGCTGCAAAACATCTACCTATACGAGAACGCGCTCACTGGATCCATCCCAGCCCGCCTAGGAAGCCTCCGGAACCTCCAGAACCTATTGCTATGGCAAAACAACCTGGTGGGCACCATTCCACCGGAGTTGGGAAACTGCAAGCAATTAGTAGTGATTGATATATCCATGAATTCCATATCCGGTAGAGTGCCTCAGACGTTTGGGAATCTAAGCTTTTTGCAGGAACTTCAACTGAGCGTGAACCAAATCTCAGGTCAGATTCCAGCGCAAATTGGGAACTGTCTCGGCCTCACCCATATCGAGCTCGACAACAACAAGATCACTGGTACAATACCTTCCTCTATCGGTAGCCTAGTGAATCTAACACTACTCTACTTGTGGCAAAATATGCTGGAAGGGAACATACCTGAATCGATTTCGAATTGCCGTAGTTTGGAAGCTGTTGATTTTTCAGAAAACAGCTTGACTGGTCCGATTCCGAAGGGGATTTTCCAGCTCAAGAAGCTTAACAAGCTATTGCTTTTATCCAACAATCTGGCCGGTGAGATACCTCCGGAGATTGGTGAGTGTTCGTCGTTGATACGGCTCCGAGCGAGCGATAACAAGCTGGCTGGATCGATCCCGCCACAGATTGGGaatttaaagaatttgaatttcttgGATCTGGCATTGAATCGCCTCACTGGTGTCATACCGCACGAGATCTCTGGTTGCCAGAATCTGACGTTCCTGGACTTGCATTCCAACTCGATTGCCGGAAACCTACCGGAGAATTTGAACCAACTGGTTTCCCTCCAGTTCGTTGATGTATCTGATAATCTGATAGAAGGGACTCTGAGTCCGAGTCTTGGATCTCTGAGTTCGCTCACCAAGCTCATTCTCCGTAAGAATCGGTTGTCCGGTCCGATTCCAAGTGAACTCAATTCGTGCGCGAAGCTGGTGTTGCTGGACCTGAGTAGCAACGATCTCACAGGTAAAATTCCATCCAGTGTGGGCGAGATTCCAGCTCTGGAGATCGCTTTGAATCTGAGCTGGAACAAACTTTCCGGCAAAATTCCGTCGGAGTTCACGGACTTGGATAAGCTCGGAATATTGGATCTCTCACACAATCAGCTCTCCGGCGACCTCCAACCCCTCTTCGACCTCCAAAACCTCGTGGTCCTCAACATCTCCTACAACAACTTCTCGGGGCGCGTGCCTGACACCCCTTTCTTCTCCAAGCTCCCACTGAGCGTCCTCGCCGGCAACCCCGCCCTCTGCCTCTCCGGCGACCAGTGCGCCGCCGACAAACGCGGTGGCGCTGCCCGCCACGCCGCGGCGGCCAGGGTGGCCATGGTGGTGCTACTATGCGCCGCCTGCGCGCTGCTCCTCGCGGCGCTCTACATCATTCTCGGGAACAAGATGAATCCACGTGGCCCCGGAGGGCCCCACCAGTGCGATGGCGACAGCGATGTGGAGATGGCCCCCCCATGGGAGTTGACACTGTACCAAAAACTGGACCTCTCTATCGCTGACGTGGTATGCTGCCTGACAGTTGCCAACATCATCGGCCGTGGCCGCTCCGGCGTCGTGTACAGAGCCAACACCCCCTCCGGCCTCACCATCGCCGTGAAAAGATTTCGCTCCAGCGAAAAATTCTCTGCAGCCGCATTCTCATCCGAAATCGCCACGCTGGCACGCATCCGCCACCGAAATATAGTCCGACTGTTGGGGTGGGCGGCCAACCGAAAGACGAAACTCCTCTTCTACGATTACTTACCAAGTGGTACATTAGGCACATTACTCCATGAATGCAACTCAGCCATAGTTGAGTGGGAGAGTCGGTTCAATATAGCCTTGGGCGTGGCGGAGGGCTTAGCCTATCTGCACCATGATTGTGTGCCACCCATCATCCACCGAGACGTCAAGGCTCACAACATTTTGTTAGGGGACCGATACGAGGCCTGCTTGGCGGACTTTGGGCTAGCCAGGTTGGTGGAGGACGACGATGGCAATGGGTCCTTCTCCGCCAACCCTCAATTCGCCGGATCCTACGGCTACATTGCACCCGGTGAGTGTTTTCCGTCTCCTGCATGGTCACATTCGGTGTGCAATTTTTTACTCATTTACCCATTTACTCGGGTGTAAAAGTTTCCCTTTCGGGTCGAGACTGTTGCATTTGGAGGCTCTGGTGAAAAGATTCTGATTAAAACCCTTGACAAAAAGATTCTGACAAAAATATCACATCATGTCATGTGGCCGACGTTGTTCCGCCTTTTTAGCgaagatttttttgaaattcaattttgtacTGCCATTAATAGTATAGCTATTGGATTCAAtaagttagatttttgaaatggaaatgGTATGTTTGCAGAGTACGCTTGCATGTTGAAGATAACCGAAAAGAGCGATGTGTACAGCTTCGGGGTGGTTTTGCTGGAAATCATAACCGGGAAGAAGCCGGTGGACCCTTCATTCCCTGATGGGCAACATGTAATTCAGTGGGTCCGAGAGCAGCTAAAGAGCAAGAGGGACCCGGTTCAGATACTGGACCCGAAGCTCCAGGGCCACCCAGATACACAAATACAAGAAATGCTCCAAGCACTGGGGATATCCCTCCTATGCACAAGCAACCGTGCGGAAGATCGTCCTACAATGAAAGATGTTGCGGTTTTGTTAAGGGAAATACGCAACGAGCCCAGCACAGGAACTGAGCCTCATAAGCCTAATAGCAATGGATCCAAAAAGCCTGAAGCTCCATCCTACTCGTCCCAACTCTTGCTCCTCCAAGGCTCTTCCCAGTGCTCACTGGCATATTCATCTTCCTCAGCTGGTTATAATGTCAATAATGATGCTAGTGTGTGATGACTGATGACTGATTGAAAAGGGTTCCGCTAGTGTTGTTTATTGGGAATTGGGGAGTAGGGAGACATGGGTATTGTAAAGAGTTAGCTAACAAGGTGagccaaaaaaggaaaattgattgAGTGTATATAGCAATTTAATCTGACATTATTATGAGATGAGACTATTTCTCAATCAAATTACTTGGTTTTGGGTTTTTGCATGTCTTAGGTGAAACCGTGATTCCGTGGAAGGCAATTTCATAGAGAGACAGAGACACTAGTGTTTTGCTTTCTTGTGAAGTCAATTCCATCATTTCACTGAAAAGGACCACAAGGATGTCCTGAAAGATGTGTTTGTTGTGGTGTTTGCAAGATGTAAAAGGCCTTTTTCTTGGCCTTTGGAGGATGGGCTGGCTTCTCCTCTGTCTCTCTCCTTGGGGATGTGTGGTTGTGGGGAATTGTGGGCAATGATTggttttctcttcctctttcatAATTAAGGATAAGGAGAAGAAGTCTCCTTCGTTTCATGCAAGTCTATAGGTCCCCACCACGTGAACCAGAGACATACAAAACACTAGAGAAGGTATGGAAGCTTGCTGAGATACATTggatttatgaaaaattaagcTGCTACATCCAAAAGCAAACCAAATGTCCTCCTTTCACCTACAACCAATCGACTCCTGCAAACCCCATTCAACCCAGTTCCAAAGATTTGTGTCAATTCTATATACGCAATTAGTTCATTTTTCACATCTCAATTCTTTAGTTTTACTGCTTCAATCTTACCCTAAGAAAGGGACATTGGTAGGTAATAGAAGAATCATGATAAGCAACATATCTCTTGTGTAACTCAAAAAGAAAAGGTGATCCAACTTAATCCTTACACAATAATCTACCAAGCCATGCACTCATTGCattattagggtttttttcttcctcactttgtacctttttttttttccttttgtgaagCTGATTGAGtaacaaacatatttttatgaattgcTGAAGGCAGGGGTGACTTCAAAAATATTCAACCAGTGTGTGTACTTTGgttatatatcaaattaagtaaaataaagagaaaagagagaaggaaGATGATACCCACGTGTGGGACTGTGAAAGGTCACGTGACAACACATGCAAATGAACACAATGCAGAGACCACTGGTGGGCAACGGAGCCCACAGACGAGATCTCAGATCTACTATGCCTGCTGAAGCTGTcctaaaatattagaataaatcAGGTATTTTGAGAAACATGTACTAAACCCAAGATTCCCACCCCTTCATCATGAGGAGGTTGATCTGCTGACTCTGCCCTGCTGAAGTCCGAAGAAGAATAGTCTATAACTGAAAATAGTCTTTTCAGTTGCCTCTTTTCCAACCTTTTCCTGAATTGAGTTGAAACTACAGGGGTCCCGTAAATATTCCATTGCTGTAAAGGGCTTAAGGCTTGATCTTTTACCATTACAGCCAGGGATTGTCGTTTAAATCACATTTGAACGGATGGGCATTGGGCACCCATGACTTACCATCACCTCAATGCCCATCACTTACCGTCATCTCATGGCACCTATCATCACGGAGTATGTCGGGCGAGCTCAATCATGTCAGGAACTGCCATTAGCCATAATATCATCGACATAAACTTGCATTATTACCCTTTGCCGGAGGTCACATCTTGACGATAACCCCCGCAAGTAGATGCAATTATGACTCTAAGATATGACCCTAATGTCTCAAATCCAGATGTTCCCATATTTCAAAGTTATCCCCATCTTTTGAGTAGATTTTCTGCTACAGAGAGAAAGATGTTTCAATCTAAATTATCATATACATTACTGTTGGAAAGAAGGAAGAGGAAGATCCATGTAGAAGAGGTTACAAAGTGCAAACCAACTGCAGAAGATTGTTGTCATCACCCAAAATGACAACAGAAAATGTGACAGATGATTTCTGGAATGGGTGTGTGAAAAGCAATGACTCAATTGAAACGCCTGTCAAACAGAGTGGCCATTGAGGTTCAGCATTTACCAATCCAAACTGCCTAATCAATGGGCAAGACGCACTCCCAAATAGAATCAAATATGTGGGGCAAAATTAAAAGGCTCAAATGAAAATGTATTAATCCTCCTATCCCCGCAACTAAGTTATGTAGCTATTCATTTATGTATTTAGCCACCATTAGAGCCTAGGCATACAAAAGGAGATAAA is part of the Vitis riparia cultivar Riparia Gloire de Montpellier isolate 1030 chromosome 17, EGFV_Vit.rip_1.0, whole genome shotgun sequence genome and harbors:
- the LOC117904731 gene encoding LRR receptor-like serine/threonine-protein kinase; translated protein: MPVNPWTLFSFLIFSFSFLILFPLMASAINQQGQALLWWKGSLKEAPEALSNWDQSNETPCGWFGISCNSDNLVVELNLRYVDLFGPLPSNFSSLTSLNKLVLTGTNLTGSIPKEIGVLQDLNYLDLSDNALTGEIPSEVCSLLKLQQLYLNSNWLEGSIPVQLGNLTSLTWLILYDNQLSGAIPSSIGNLKKLEVIRAGGNKNLEGPLPQEIGNCTNLAMIGLAETSMSGFLPPSLGRLKKLQTLAIYTALLSGPIPPELGDCTELQNIYLYENALTGSIPARLGSLRNLQNLLLWQNNLVGTIPPELGNCKQLVVIDISMNSISGRVPQTFGNLSFLQELQLSVNQISGQIPAQIGNCLGLTHIELDNNKITGTIPSSIGSLVNLTLLYLWQNMLEGNIPESISNCRSLEAVDFSENSLTGPIPKGIFQLKKLNKLLLLSNNLAGEIPPEIGECSSLIRLRASDNKLAGSIPPQIGNLKNLNFLDLALNRLTGVIPHEISGCQNLTFLDLHSNSIAGNLPENLNQLVSLQFVDVSDNLIEGTLSPSLGSLSSLTKLILRKNRLSGPIPSELNSCAKLVLLDLSSNDLTGKIPSSVGEIPALEIALNLSWNKLSGKIPSEFTDLDKLGILDLSHNQLSGDLQPLFDLQNLVVLNISYNNFSGRVPDTPFFSKLPLSVLAGNPALCLSGDQCAADKRGGAARHAAAARVAMVVLLCAACALLLAALYIILGNKMNPRGPGGPHQCDGDSDVEMAPPWELTLYQKLDLSIADVVCCLTVANIIGRGRSGVVYRANTPSGLTIAVKRFRSSEKFSAAAFSSEIATLARIRHRNIVRLLGWAANRKTKLLFYDYLPSGTLGTLLHECNSAIVEWESRFNIALGVAEGLAYLHHDCVPPIIHRDVKAHNILLGDRYEACLADFGLARLVEDDDGNGSFSANPQFAGSYGYIAPEYACMLKITEKSDVYSFGVVLLEIITGKKPVDPSFPDGQHVIQWVREQLKSKRDPVQILDPKLQGHPDTQIQEMLQALGISLLCTSNRAEDRPTMKDVAVLLREIRNEPSTGTEPHKPNSNGSKKPEAPSYSSQLLLLQGSSQCSLAYSSSSAGYNVNNDASV